CGGCTCCCGAAGAGCCCGCCGCGCCCGCGCCCGTGAAGAGTGACGCGCCCGCCGGCAGCAAGCAGGAGAGGGCGGAGGCCTTCCTCGCGAAGATCCTTCCCTACATATCCTCCAAGCCCGTTGAGATCAAGAGCGAACAGACCGAAGACGGCGTCCGCATCAACATCGAGGGCGAGGACATCAACGCCATCATCGGTCGCCGCGGCGAAACCCTCGACGCGCTGCAGTACCTGACCGGCATCGTCTCCGCCAAGAGCGGCGAGAAGCATATGCGCGTCTACATCGACACGGGCAGCTACCGCGCCCGCAGGGAAGAGACGCTCGAACGCCTCGCGAAGAAGTACGCCGAGCGCGTCCGCAAGACCGGCAGAAGTTTGACCCTCGAGCCGATGAGCCCGAACGAGAGACGCATCGTGCACATGGTCATCCAGGAGATCGAAGGCCTCGAGTCCTACTCCAAGGGCGAAGGCAGCGCACGCCGCGTCGTCATCGCGCTGAAGAGATAAGCGGCAAAGCCGCTTACGCAAGGGCGATCTTGATCGCCCGCGCATTTACGCAGAAACTTAAAAACCGCGCCCTCACGGGCGCGGTTTTTGCGTCCGCGCTGTATTTATAAATAAAAAATATACATTTTTTGAGAAAAAGTATTCCTTTTTGCGCGCGGATAGTGTATAATCCAATATGTATATATGCAGCTATCAGGTAATAAGGGAGAATACGTATGAGCAGAACGAAAGCGCGCCGCACGGCGTTTGAAATGATATTCGAATACGGCTTCGGCAAGCACGCGGCGGAGGATATCCTCGCGGCGCGGCGCGGTGAAGAGCAGGAGCCCGACGCCTACTCCGTCGCCATGCTCGCCGCCTGCGAAAACAGACGCGCCGAGATCGACGCGCTGATAGAGAAGTACGCCGTCGGCTGGACGGTGCAGCGTATGTCATCCGTGACCGTCGCGGCGCTTCGCC
This portion of the Clostridia bacterium genome encodes:
- a CDS encoding Jag N-terminal domain-containing protein; translation: MRIEATGTGKTIDDAIRAACEKLGRDRDDVEVEVITAPTKKVLGFMGGTNAEVVAFYDDGRPEEAEAEEAPAAAPVIEEPAPEKKEKKLSRRERKEEAAEAAPEEPAAPAPVKSDAPAGSKQERAEAFLAKILPYISSKPVEIKSEQTEDGVRINIEGEDINAIIGRRGETLDALQYLTGIVSAKSGEKHMRVYIDTGSYRARREETLERLAKKYAERVRKTGRSLTLEPMSPNERRIVHMVIQEIEGLESYSKGEGSARRVVIALKR
- the nusB gene encoding transcription antitermination factor NusB; amino-acid sequence: MSRTKARRTAFEMIFEYGFGKHAAEDILAARRGEEQEPDAYSVAMLAACENRRAEIDALIEKYAVGWTVQRMSSVTVAALRLAVCELLCADDIPTSVTVNEAVELAKQYEGEECSAFVNGILGSIVRELPPKAADAKPEEPEEEKAEE